Proteins encoded in a region of the Nocardia asteroides genome:
- a CDS encoding SDR family oxidoreductase, which produces MGLAIVEALLAEGVEVVATGRNKHTLEQARARLSGRAAHVVRSDAVSATDIEALGDLVEQRLGSIDALFVNHGTAEFQTLELATGESFDRQFAVNTKGAFFTVQRLAPLLVAGGSIVFTTVANDVVFPGLSAYSGSKEALRAIAQVLAAELLPRRIRVNSVAPGFIETPTMGVVGLTEQQRAEFLEQGERSTPLRRNGTIEEVAKAALFLAFDATFTTGVEFPVDGGWGQGLGVTGSVAEAAA; this is translated from the coding sequence ATGGGGCTGGCCATCGTCGAGGCATTGCTCGCCGAGGGGGTCGAGGTGGTGGCGACCGGGCGCAACAAGCACACGCTCGAGCAAGCTCGGGCCAGACTGTCCGGCCGGGCTGCCCATGTCGTGCGGTCGGACGCGGTCAGCGCGACGGATATCGAGGCGCTGGGCGACCTCGTCGAACAGCGTCTCGGCAGCATCGACGCGCTGTTCGTCAACCACGGCACGGCCGAATTCCAGACACTGGAACTCGCCACCGGGGAATCGTTCGACCGCCAATTCGCCGTCAACACCAAGGGCGCGTTCTTCACCGTTCAACGACTGGCTCCACTCCTGGTCGCGGGTGGCTCGATCGTCTTCACCACCGTCGCCAACGACGTCGTGTTTCCCGGACTCAGCGCCTATTCCGGTTCGAAGGAAGCGCTGCGGGCGATCGCCCAGGTGCTGGCGGCCGAGTTGCTGCCGCGCCGGATCAGGGTGAACTCGGTGGCGCCGGGGTTCATCGAGACGCCGACGATGGGCGTGGTCGGGCTGACCGAGCAGCAGCGAGCCGAGTTCTTGGAACAAGGTGAGCGCAGTACGCCGTTACGGCGCAACGGAACCATCGAGGAGGTCGCGAAGGCCGCGCTGTTCCTTGCTTTCGACGCCACATTCACTACCGGAGTCGAATTTCCCGTCGACGGCGGCTGGGGGCAGGGGCTCGGGGTGACCGGGTCGGTAGCAGAGGCGGCGGCATGA
- a CDS encoding bifunctional 3-(3-hydroxy-phenyl)propionate/3-hydroxycinnamic acid hydroxylase, with the protein MSVPVVIVGAGPTGITAAVLLARYGVESLVLERWEGIYPQPRAVHLDGEIRRVLARMGVEEAFDAISRPALGLRLLDRNLRVMAEFHRDPAGSRNGYPDANMFDQPELEGILRAAARRHPAVTVRGDVEVTAVTVETDGVRVEFTDRTTGATAPVHARYVLGCDGANSVVRAAIGAEMRDLSFEQRWLVVDVATTVELGAWDGVHQVCDPVRAATYMRIGKARHRWEFRLRPGETAAHYGEIGRIHALIRPWTGDVPIEELQLLRVAEYTFRAQLADRWRAGPVFLLGDAAHLTPPFIGQGMGAGLRDAANLTWKLAGVLAGDLPEQVLDSYETERKPHTRTMIRLAKVTGMAMTDGGELGNLVRRLLAPQLRRLPGFHALVASGETPPLRRSELVTRPRLGRGRAGHLIPNVVLDDGRRYDDVAAGRYTIVTTIQPSSLQRTRIIERGAAVVVASPGSELRRWLRRGGTRAALVRPDGAVQCCAMDLEALCAVMPRFGPGSRHRGERE; encoded by the coding sequence ATGAGCGTTCCGGTCGTGATCGTCGGCGCCGGGCCGACCGGGATCACCGCGGCTGTCCTGCTCGCCCGATACGGTGTCGAGTCGCTGGTGCTGGAACGGTGGGAAGGCATCTACCCGCAACCGCGCGCGGTTCACCTGGACGGGGAGATCCGCAGGGTCTTGGCGAGGATGGGCGTCGAGGAGGCATTCGACGCCATCTCAAGGCCCGCACTCGGCCTGCGCCTGCTCGACCGGAACCTGCGGGTGATGGCCGAATTCCATCGCGATCCGGCGGGCAGCCGCAACGGTTACCCGGACGCGAACATGTTCGACCAACCGGAGCTGGAGGGGATACTGCGGGCCGCCGCGCGTCGCCACCCGGCGGTGACTGTTCGAGGCGATGTCGAAGTCACCGCGGTGACCGTGGAAACCGACGGCGTCCGAGTCGAGTTCACCGATCGGACCACCGGCGCGACGGCGCCGGTTCACGCACGGTACGTATTGGGCTGCGACGGCGCCAACAGCGTGGTCCGCGCCGCCATCGGCGCCGAGATGCGGGATCTGAGTTTCGAGCAACGGTGGCTGGTCGTCGACGTGGCCACCACGGTCGAACTCGGCGCGTGGGACGGCGTACATCAGGTGTGCGATCCGGTCCGCGCCGCGACCTACATGCGCATCGGAAAGGCACGCCACCGTTGGGAGTTCCGGCTGCGTCCCGGTGAGACAGCGGCCCACTACGGCGAGATCGGTCGGATACACGCCCTGATCCGACCGTGGACCGGTGACGTTCCGATCGAGGAACTCCAGTTGCTCCGAGTGGCCGAGTACACCTTCCGCGCCCAGCTCGCCGACCGCTGGCGGGCGGGACCGGTCTTCCTGCTGGGCGACGCGGCTCATCTCACGCCACCCTTCATCGGTCAGGGCATGGGCGCCGGACTGCGCGACGCGGCCAACCTCACCTGGAAGCTGGCCGGAGTGCTCGCCGGAGACCTGCCCGAGCAGGTGCTGGACTCCTACGAGACCGAACGAAAACCGCACACCCGGACGATGATCCGGCTGGCCAAGGTCACCGGGATGGCCATGACCGACGGCGGTGAACTGGGCAACCTGGTGCGCCGACTCCTCGCTCCGCAACTGCGTCGCCTGCCTGGCTTCCACGCTCTGGTCGCCAGCGGGGAGACGCCGCCGCTGCGCCGATCCGAGCTCGTCACGCGGCCGCGTCTGGGTCGTGGCCGGGCGGGGCATTTGATTCCCAATGTGGTCCTGGACGACGGCCGTCGCTACGACGATGTGGCCGCGGGCCGCTATACGATCGTCACCACGATTCAGCCGTCGTCTTTGCAGCGCACCCGGATCATCGAACGCGGCGCGGCAGTGGTGGTCGCGAGTCCCGGAAGCGAACTGCGGCGCTGGCTGCGCCGAGGCGGTACCCGTGCCGCGCTCGTCCGGCCCGACGGCGCTGTCCAGTGCTGCGCCATGGACTTGGAGGCGCTCTGCGCAGTCATGCCTCGATTCGGCCCTGGTTCGCGCCATAGAGGTGAACGTGAATGA
- a CDS encoding ParA family protein, translated as MHSSPSGGPSMTNSVAPLELPEPLVITLGNLKGGVGKTTSAFFLASYFASVHELRVLVIDADPLSQTGYSWYRRLVKGGIEVPFDLVAFPSRHVDDCITDNAADFDVIIVDAGGESAEIFKAAIPKSDELLLLTSVSPSEVKRVPSTFKAAEEAAAGSDREIRVRVLMTKVPVIMKKGVNVSTEYRAQRGHLESAGYDVFNSYLSAWKWYREAADGEVGEGAENPIENLGEYQQVGDELVRSYRALMEVPA; from the coding sequence ATGCACTCCTCACCCTCCGGAGGACCGTCTATGACGAATTCTGTTGCGCCACTCGAATTGCCCGAACCCCTCGTCATCACGCTGGGGAATCTGAAGGGCGGTGTCGGCAAAACGACATCAGCGTTCTTCTTGGCGAGCTACTTCGCTTCGGTTCACGAACTGCGGGTGCTGGTGATCGACGCCGACCCGCTCAGCCAGACCGGATACTCCTGGTACCGCAGGCTGGTCAAGGGGGGCATCGAGGTGCCGTTCGACCTGGTTGCGTTCCCTTCCCGGCATGTCGACGACTGCATCACCGACAATGCCGCCGATTTCGACGTCATCATCGTGGACGCCGGGGGTGAGTCCGCCGAGATCTTCAAGGCCGCGATACCGAAAAGCGATGAGCTCTTGTTGTTGACGAGTGTGAGCCCATCCGAAGTCAAACGAGTGCCGAGTACATTCAAGGCCGCCGAGGAGGCGGCGGCGGGCAGTGACCGTGAAATCCGGGTGCGGGTGCTGATGACCAAAGTTCCGGTGATCATGAAGAAAGGCGTGAACGTCTCCACCGAATACCGGGCGCAGCGGGGGCACCTGGAGAGCGCGGGCTACGACGTATTCAACTCCTATTTGAGCGCTTGGAAATGGTATCGGGAGGCGGCCGATGGGGAGGTCGGTGAGGGCGCCGAGAATCCGATCGAGAATTTGGGGGAGTACCAGCAGGTGGGCGACGAGCTGGTGCGCTCGTACCGGGCACTGATGGAGGTGCCGGCCTGA
- a CDS encoding C40 family peptidase — translation MPTVLPAIEIPLLGVLPEIELPFLAGFPEIMPRAPTPPATVVPQKSAGEMAVDAALTKLGSDYSYGAVGPDSFDCSGLVQWSYEQAGIDLPRTSYDQLAAGTPVPLEDLRPGDMVSYYGGSHSALYAGDGKVIHASTYGIGVTTSPLSSMPVTGARRF, via the coding sequence ATGCCGACGGTCCTTCCGGCGATCGAAATTCCGCTGCTGGGCGTACTGCCGGAAATCGAGCTGCCCTTCCTCGCCGGGTTCCCGGAGATCATGCCCAGGGCGCCTACCCCGCCCGCGACGGTGGTACCGCAGAAGAGCGCCGGCGAGATGGCAGTCGACGCGGCGCTGACCAAACTCGGCTCGGACTACAGCTACGGCGCGGTCGGCCCCGACTCCTTCGATTGCTCGGGACTGGTGCAGTGGTCCTACGAGCAGGCCGGTATAGACCTGCCACGCACCAGCTACGACCAGCTCGCCGCCGGAACGCCGGTGCCGCTCGAAGACCTGCGGCCAGGCGATATGGTCTCCTACTACGGTGGAAGCCACTCCGCCCTCTACGCCGGCGACGGCAAAGTCATCCACGCGTCCACCTACGGCATAGGGGTGACCACCTCCCCCCTCTCCTCGATGCCGGTAACCGGCGCCCGCCGATTCTGA
- a CDS encoding pyridoxamine 5'-phosphate oxidase family protein — MTQKVATFAEIEAEFDAYVGRIVYATMVTVDKRNRPRTRVLIPIWENVGGRPLGWLGTYRTPVKEAHIANNPHVNFSYWAQGTNNSVAVDATAQWVDTPDIRERVWELYRKTSPRGAGYDLGQFWRSPNDPQLQILRLEPWRIQVIRGMDLRSRIWQAPPG, encoded by the coding sequence ATGACGCAGAAGGTGGCGACGTTCGCGGAGATCGAGGCGGAATTCGACGCCTACGTCGGGCGCATCGTCTACGCGACCATGGTGACGGTGGACAAACGGAATCGGCCGCGCACCAGGGTGCTGATCCCCATCTGGGAAAACGTGGGCGGGCGCCCGCTCGGCTGGCTGGGGACCTATCGGACGCCGGTCAAGGAAGCTCACATCGCGAACAATCCGCATGTCAACTTCTCCTATTGGGCGCAGGGCACCAACAACTCGGTCGCGGTCGACGCGACCGCGCAGTGGGTGGATACTCCCGACATCCGGGAGCGGGTATGGGAGCTGTACCGCAAGACGAGTCCGCGCGGCGCGGGCTACGACCTGGGACAGTTCTGGCGGTCGCCGAACGATCCCCAATTGCAGATCCTCCGCTTGGAGCCGTGGCGCATCCAGGTGATCCGCGGCATGGATCTGCGGAGCCGGATCTGGCAGGCGCCCCCCGGATAG
- a CDS encoding acyl-CoA dehydrogenase family protein, translating to MDTLLDFLLTEPVAAAPLDDVAAAWTRHRVAANRFDQPVEVAVAGGFGADRLGFAFLSGYQEALRTLIPQLPDDELVAMCATEEGGAHPAAIQTTLTERDGLWLVDGAKSFATMGTFARKLVVIASVGTGSDGRNLLRACMIDARAAGVCLTDRAALPFAPEVPHASVVLSGVPARVLPGDGYLDYLKPFRTIEDIHVLAATLGWLTRVARASDWPRASRQRLLTAVAAVRGLDIAAASSPGVHIALGGVFELFGGLLAELDPLWESADPVTRRRWERDRPLLATAGRVRGQRLSAAWQAVEPDVDQPE from the coding sequence GTGGATACTCTGCTCGACTTCCTGCTGACCGAGCCGGTGGCGGCGGCGCCGCTGGACGATGTCGCCGCGGCGTGGACGCGACATCGCGTGGCGGCGAACAGATTCGACCAGCCGGTGGAGGTGGCGGTCGCGGGCGGCTTCGGGGCCGACCGGCTGGGGTTCGCTTTCCTGTCCGGCTATCAGGAGGCGCTGCGGACGCTGATTCCCCAGCTGCCGGATGACGAGCTGGTGGCGATGTGCGCGACCGAGGAGGGCGGCGCTCATCCCGCCGCGATCCAGACCACGCTCACCGAGCGAGATGGCCTCTGGCTGGTCGACGGCGCGAAGTCGTTCGCGACCATGGGCACGTTCGCGCGAAAGCTGGTGGTGATCGCCAGCGTCGGCACGGGGTCCGACGGGCGAAACCTACTGCGCGCGTGCATGATCGACGCTCGAGCAGCCGGGGTGTGCTTGACCGATCGCGCCGCTCTCCCTTTCGCGCCCGAGGTTCCCCACGCCTCGGTCGTGCTGAGCGGCGTACCCGCGCGAGTACTGCCCGGCGACGGATATCTGGACTACCTCAAACCGTTCCGCACGATCGAGGACATCCATGTGCTCGCCGCCACTCTGGGCTGGTTGACGCGAGTGGCCCGAGCGTCGGACTGGCCGCGGGCGAGCAGGCAACGACTGCTGACCGCCGTGGCCGCCGTGCGCGGACTGGACATCGCCGCGGCGAGTTCTCCGGGCGTTCACATCGCGCTCGGCGGCGTCTTCGAGCTGTTCGGTGGACTGCTGGCGGAACTCGATCCGTTGTGGGAATCCGCGGACCCGGTGACACGCCGGAGGTGGGAGCGCGACCGGCCACTGCTCGCCACCGCCGGGCGCGTGCGCGGGCAACGGCTCAGCGCCGCGTGGCAGGCGGTGGAACCAGACGTCGATCAGCCGGAATAA
- a CDS encoding DUF5706 domain-containing protein: protein MSWTARHWRRMPHLVGRDNQRIHAAWRALELVIGLVKHAETKSVAALATAGVLGEVLFVLLRASTTKAGAVLWVCAGVCAGCVAGAGICAGCALWPKFGSRGSTANLLYFNHATSHYGFTRDRYVRALAELTGDPDALIDQLAEQVWENAAVARRKFRYANLAIGWLLAAMVSLAGAACLSLLNR from the coding sequence ATGAGCTGGACCGCGCGGCACTGGCGAAGGATGCCCCACTTGGTCGGCCGGGACAATCAGCGCATTCACGCTGCCTGGCGAGCCCTGGAGCTGGTCATCGGCTTGGTCAAGCATGCCGAGACCAAATCTGTCGCCGCGCTGGCTACCGCGGGCGTGCTGGGAGAGGTGCTTTTCGTGCTGCTTCGAGCGTCTACGACCAAAGCAGGAGCCGTGTTGTGGGTCTGCGCGGGCGTGTGCGCGGGTTGCGTAGCGGGGGCCGGCATCTGCGCTGGCTGCGCGCTGTGGCCGAAGTTCGGTAGCCGTGGGTCGACGGCGAACCTGTTGTACTTCAATCACGCTACCTCGCACTATGGATTCACACGGGATCGCTACGTACGCGCGCTCGCCGAGTTGACCGGCGATCCCGATGCGCTCATCGATCAGCTGGCCGAGCAGGTCTGGGAAAACGCCGCGGTGGCTCGTCGAAAGTTCAGATACGCGAACCTCGCCATCGGGTGGCTGCTGGCAGCGATGGTGAGCTTGGCTGGGGCCGCTTGCTTGTCGCTGCTGAACCGGTGA
- a CDS encoding DUF1275 domain-containing protein: protein MKEIRKQALFDSEARLSWVLAALAGLIGAAAFMHTAGYFVTFMTGNTERAVLGYFHDEPDMALAAAGLLTSFLSGVVVASWCRRRYWSGHPHGATLLTTVCLALASVIDILEYQTATEPIGLLPIMFVAFGVGALNTSFVQNGEVSVPLSYVTGTLVKLGQGIERHISGGDYADWLGYFLLYASFALGALIGGLLSLLVAGWAMLITATVVCLLVTGYTYLHLDRHGPLRQ, encoded by the coding sequence CTGAAAGAAATTCGTAAACAGGCACTTTTCGACTCCGAGGCCAGACTGTCCTGGGTGCTGGCCGCGCTCGCCGGGTTGATCGGTGCGGCGGCGTTCATGCACACGGCCGGCTACTTCGTCACCTTCATGACGGGCAATACCGAACGGGCCGTCCTCGGGTACTTCCATGACGAGCCGGACATGGCGTTGGCTGCCGCCGGATTGCTGACCTCGTTCCTGTCCGGTGTCGTAGTGGCCTCGTGGTGCCGCAGACGCTACTGGTCCGGCCACCCGCACGGAGCCACCCTGCTCACCACCGTCTGCCTCGCGCTCGCCTCGGTCATCGACATACTCGAGTACCAGACGGCCACCGAGCCGATCGGCCTGCTGCCGATCATGTTCGTCGCCTTCGGAGTCGGAGCGCTCAACACGTCGTTCGTGCAGAACGGCGAGGTGTCGGTGCCGCTGAGTTATGTCACGGGGACACTGGTCAAGCTGGGCCAAGGCATCGAACGCCATATCAGTGGCGGCGACTACGCGGACTGGCTCGGGTATTTCCTGCTCTACGCGAGCTTCGCGCTCGGCGCGCTGATCGGCGGCTTGCTGAGCCTGCTGGTCGCAGGCTGGGCCATGCTGATCACCGCGACCGTCGTGTGCCTGCTCGTCACCGGTTACACCTACTTGCACCTGGACCGGCACGGTCCCCTCAGGCAGTAG